A portion of the Aphelocoma coerulescens isolate FSJ_1873_10779 chromosome 1, UR_Acoe_1.0, whole genome shotgun sequence genome contains these proteins:
- the GPR18 gene encoding N-arachidonyl glycine receptor, whose amino-acid sequence MMPENPHPEEYRIASLVFYSFVFTVGLLVNATALWVFSCTTKKRTTITVYMMNVALLDLFFIFSLPFRIIYHGTETWSFGDTFCRIISAFTVFYPAIALWLLTFISVDRFMAIVQPKHVKELKNTKKAVLACTGIWIMTLSTTSPLLFLRSDPDQASNFTTCMKMLDIIHLKEVNALNFCRLIFFFLIPLFIMMGCYLVIIYNFIHGKTSKLKPKAKERSIRIIVTLIAQVLICFVPFHICFAFLMLQDENTIYNPWAAFTTFLMNLSTCLDVILYYIVSKQFQARVISVILYRNYLRSVRRKSFRTGSVRSLNNMNSEVI is encoded by the coding sequence ATGATGCCTGAAAATCCCCACCCAGAAGAATACAGGATTGCATCACTGGTCTTCTACAGTTTTGTGTTCACAGTGGGATTGTTGGTGAATGCCACTGCGCTATGGGTGTTCAGCTGCACTACCAAGAAGAGAACCACCATAACTGTATATATGATGAATGTCGCATTACTTGAcctattttttatattttccttgcCTTTTCGGATAATCTACCATGGGACAGAAACGTGGTCTTTTGGAGATACATTCTGTCGGATCATCAGTGCTTTCACTGTATTTTATCCAGCCATTGCTCTGTGGCTGCTCACTTTTATCAGCGTAGACAGATTTATGGCTATTGTCCAGCCCAAACATGTCAAAGaactaaaaaatacaaaaaaagctGTGCTGGCTTGCACTGGAATCTGGATAATGACCCTCTCAACAACGTCCCCACTGCTGTTTCTACGATCTGATCCAGACCAAGCCTCAAATTTTACCACCTGCATGAAAATGCTTGATATCATCCATTTAAAGGAAGTAAATGCATTGAACTTTTGTcgcttgatttttttctttttgatcccCTTGTTTATCATGATGGGGTGTTACCTAGTCATTATTTACAATTTTATTCACGGCAAGACTTCCAAATTGAAACCTAAGGCCAAGGAGAGATCCATAAGAATTATAGTTACTCTGATTGCTCAGGTACTCATCTGCTTTGTACCCTTCCAcatttgctttgccttcctgatGTTGCAAGATGAAAATACAATTTACaatccctgggcagcctttaCCACCTTTCTCATGAATCTCAGTACCTGCTTGGATGTTATACTGTACTACATCGTTTCCAAACAATTCCAGGCAAGAGTCATCAGTGTAATCCTTTATCGCAATTACCTTCGAAGTGTGCGCCGGAAAAGTTTTCGAACTGGAAGTGTGAGATCACTCAATAACATGAACAGTGAAGTgatataa